A genomic region of Pongo pygmaeus isolate AG05252 chromosome 7, NHGRI_mPonPyg2-v2.0_pri, whole genome shotgun sequence contains the following coding sequences:
- the ERICH1 gene encoding glutamate-rich protein 1 isoform X6, which translates to MAAHRKHDAGSETPTARRLYTASGPPESYVPCWPEPSSCGSPENASSGDNTEDQDPHDQPKRKRIRKHKSKKKFKNPNNVLIEQAELEKQRSLLQEKSQQQHTDGTTISKNKKRKLKKKQQIKRKKAAGLAAKAAGVSFMYQPEDSSSEGEGVGEAGEEDGADASEEDPTPAGQEDIKDTREEDGADASEEDPTPAGQEDIKDTREEDGADASEEDPTPAGEEDIKDTREEDGADASEEDPTPAGEEDVKDTREEDPTPAGEEDVKDTREEDGVDANEEDLTRAGEEDVKDAREEDGADASEEDPTPAVEEDIKDAREEDGADASEEDPTWAGEEEGADSGEEDGVDASEEDDTITNEKADSILNFLKSTQEMYFYDGVSRDAASAALADAAEELLDRLASHSMPPSDVTILYHMKTLLLLQDTERLKHALEMFPEHCTMPPDHARVISAFFSYWITHILPEKSSD; encoded by the exons ACGCTGGCTCTGAGACCCCGACTGCCCGACGGCTCTACACCGCCAGCGGGCCTCCCGAGAGCTACGTCCCCTGTTGGCCGGAGCCCAGCAGCTGTGGGAGCCCCGAGAACGCCTCCAGCGGGGACAACACAGAAG ATCAGGATCCTCATGACCagccaaagagaaaaagaattaggaagcataaatcaaagaaaaaatttaaaaatcccaatAATGTTCTTATAGAACAAGCAGAATTAGAGAAACAGCGGAGTCTGTTACAGGAGAAATCTCAGCAACAGCACACAGATGGCACCacaataagcaaaaataaaaaaaggaaactgaaaaagaaacagcaaattaaaaggaagaaagcagCCGGCTTGGCAGCAAAGGCTGCTGGTGTCAGTTTCATGTACCAGCCGGAGGACAGCAGCAGTGAAGGGGAAGGCGTGGGAGAGGCTGGTGAGGAGGACGGAGCGGACGCCAGTGAGGAAGATCCGACACCGGCCGGGCAGGAAGACATTAAAGACACCAGGGAGGAAGATGGTGCGGATGCCAGTGAGGAAGATCCGACACCGGCCGGGCAGGAAGACATTAAAGACACCAGGGAGGAAGATGGTGCAGATGCCAGTGAGGAAGATCCGACACCGGCCGGGGAGGAAGACATTAAAGACACCAGGGAGGAAGATGGTGCGGATGCCAGTGAGGAAGATCCGACACCGGCCGGGGAGGAAGACGTTAAAGACACCAGGGAGGAAGATCCAACACCGGCCGGGGAGGAAGACGTTAAAGACACCAGGGAGGAGGACGGTGTGGACGCCAATGAGGAAGACCTGACACGGGCCGGGGAGGAAGACGTTAAAGACGCCAGGGAGGAGGATGGTGCGGATGCCAGTGAGGAAGATCCGACACCGGCCGTGGAGGAAGACATTAAAGACGCCAGGGAGGAGGACGGTGCAGATGCCAGTGAGGAAGACCCGACATgggctggggaggaagagggTGCAGACTCCGGGGAGGAGGATGGTGTGGATGCCAGCGAGGAAGATGATACAATTACCAATGAAAAGGCAGACAGTATTCTAAATTTTTTGAAGTCAAcacaagaaatgtatttttatgacg GTGTCTCCAGAGATGCAGCTTCAGCCGCCCTTGCAGATGCCGCTGAGGAGCTGCTGGACCGTCTTGCGTCACACAGCATGCCGCCCTCAGACGTGACCATCCTGTACCACATGAAAACGCTGCTGCTTCTGCAAGATACTGAGAGATTGAAGCATGCTCTGGAAATGTTCCCAGAACATTGCACGATGCCTCCTG ACCATGCCAGAGTAATCTCAGCTTTCTTTAGTTACTGGATCACACATATCCTTCCTGAGAAGAGCAGTGACTAA
- the ERICH1 gene encoding glutamate-rich protein 1 isoform X3, producing the protein MQVFVEKVLQRLFPRVPSGQGKREPQTLAVQNPPKKVTSEKVSRKDAQPLTDAGSETPTARRLYTASGPPESYVPCWPEPSSCGSPENASSGDNTEDQDPHDQPKRKRIRKHKSKKKFKNPNNVLIEQAELEKQRSLLQEKSQQQHTDGTTISKNKKRKLKKKQQIKRKKAAGLAAKAAGVSFMYQPEDSSSEGEGVGEAGEEDGADASEEDPTPAGQEDIKDTREEDGADASEEDPTPAGQEDIKDTREEDGADASEEDPTPAGEEDIKDTREEDGADASEEDPTPAGEEDVKDTREEDPTPAGEEDVKDTREEDGVDANEEDLTRAGEEDVKDAREEDGADASEEDPTPAVEEDIKDAREEDGADASEEDPTWAGEEEGADSGEEDGVDASEEDDTITNEKADSILNFLKSTQEMYFYDGVSRDAASAALADAAEELLDRLASHSMPPSDVTILYHMKTLLLLQDTERLKHALEMFPEHCTMPPDHARVISAFFSYWITHILPEKSSD; encoded by the exons ACGCTGGCTCTGAGACCCCGACTGCCCGACGGCTCTACACCGCCAGCGGGCCTCCCGAGAGCTACGTCCCCTGTTGGCCGGAGCCCAGCAGCTGTGGGAGCCCCGAGAACGCCTCCAGCGGGGACAACACAGAAG ATCAGGATCCTCATGACCagccaaagagaaaaagaattaggaagcataaatcaaagaaaaaatttaaaaatcccaatAATGTTCTTATAGAACAAGCAGAATTAGAGAAACAGCGGAGTCTGTTACAGGAGAAATCTCAGCAACAGCACACAGATGGCACCacaataagcaaaaataaaaaaaggaaactgaaaaagaaacagcaaattaaaaggaagaaagcagCCGGCTTGGCAGCAAAGGCTGCTGGTGTCAGTTTCATGTACCAGCCGGAGGACAGCAGCAGTGAAGGGGAAGGCGTGGGAGAGGCTGGTGAGGAGGACGGAGCGGACGCCAGTGAGGAAGATCCGACACCGGCCGGGCAGGAAGACATTAAAGACACCAGGGAGGAAGATGGTGCGGATGCCAGTGAGGAAGATCCGACACCGGCCGGGCAGGAAGACATTAAAGACACCAGGGAGGAAGATGGTGCAGATGCCAGTGAGGAAGATCCGACACCGGCCGGGGAGGAAGACATTAAAGACACCAGGGAGGAAGATGGTGCGGATGCCAGTGAGGAAGATCCGACACCGGCCGGGGAGGAAGACGTTAAAGACACCAGGGAGGAAGATCCAACACCGGCCGGGGAGGAAGACGTTAAAGACACCAGGGAGGAGGACGGTGTGGACGCCAATGAGGAAGACCTGACACGGGCCGGGGAGGAAGACGTTAAAGACGCCAGGGAGGAGGATGGTGCGGATGCCAGTGAGGAAGATCCGACACCGGCCGTGGAGGAAGACATTAAAGACGCCAGGGAGGAGGACGGTGCAGATGCCAGTGAGGAAGACCCGACATgggctggggaggaagagggTGCAGACTCCGGGGAGGAGGATGGTGTGGATGCCAGCGAGGAAGATGATACAATTACCAATGAAAAGGCAGACAGTATTCTAAATTTTTTGAAGTCAAcacaagaaatgtatttttatgacg GTGTCTCCAGAGATGCAGCTTCAGCCGCCCTTGCAGATGCCGCTGAGGAGCTGCTGGACCGTCTTGCGTCACACAGCATGCCGCCCTCAGACGTGACCATCCTGTACCACATGAAAACGCTGCTGCTTCTGCAAGATACTGAGAGATTGAAGCATGCTCTGGAAATGTTCCCAGAACATTGCACGATGCCTCCTG ACCATGCCAGAGTAATCTCAGCTTTCTTTAGTTACTGGATCACACATATCCTTCCTGAGAAGAGCAGTGACTAA
- the ERICH1 gene encoding glutamate-rich protein 1 isoform X8, with protein MAHKKEEPLSFFGCSFKHRDQDPHDQPKRKRIRKHKSKKKFKNPNNVLIEQAELEKQRSLLQEKSQQQHTDGTTISKNKKRKLKKKQQIKRKKAAGLAAKAAGVSFMYQPEDSSSEGEGVGEAGEEDGADASEEDPTPAGQEDIKDTREEDGADASEEDPTPAGQEDIKDTREEDGADASEEDPTPAGEEDIKDTREEDGADASEEDPTPAGEEDVKDTREEDPTPAGEEDVKDTREEDGVDANEEDLTRAGEEDVKDAREEDGADASEEDPTPAVEEDIKDAREEDGADASEEDPTWAGEEEGADSGEEDGVDASEEDDTITNEKADSILNFLKSTQEMYFYDGVSRDAASAALADAAEELLDRLASHSMPPSDVTILYHMKTLLLLQDTERLKHALEMFPEHCTMPPDHARVISAFFSYWITHILPEKSSD; from the exons ATGGCACACAAGAAGGAAGAGCCTTTGAGCTTTTTCGGTTGCAGTTTTAAGCACAGAG ATCAGGATCCTCATGACCagccaaagagaaaaagaattaggaagcataaatcaaagaaaaaatttaaaaatcccaatAATGTTCTTATAGAACAAGCAGAATTAGAGAAACAGCGGAGTCTGTTACAGGAGAAATCTCAGCAACAGCACACAGATGGCACCacaataagcaaaaataaaaaaaggaaactgaaaaagaaacagcaaattaaaaggaagaaagcagCCGGCTTGGCAGCAAAGGCTGCTGGTGTCAGTTTCATGTACCAGCCGGAGGACAGCAGCAGTGAAGGGGAAGGCGTGGGAGAGGCTGGTGAGGAGGACGGAGCGGACGCCAGTGAGGAAGATCCGACACCGGCCGGGCAGGAAGACATTAAAGACACCAGGGAGGAAGATGGTGCGGATGCCAGTGAGGAAGATCCGACACCGGCCGGGCAGGAAGACATTAAAGACACCAGGGAGGAAGATGGTGCAGATGCCAGTGAGGAAGATCCGACACCGGCCGGGGAGGAAGACATTAAAGACACCAGGGAGGAAGATGGTGCGGATGCCAGTGAGGAAGATCCGACACCGGCCGGGGAGGAAGACGTTAAAGACACCAGGGAGGAAGATCCAACACCGGCCGGGGAGGAAGACGTTAAAGACACCAGGGAGGAGGACGGTGTGGACGCCAATGAGGAAGACCTGACACGGGCCGGGGAGGAAGACGTTAAAGACGCCAGGGAGGAGGATGGTGCGGATGCCAGTGAGGAAGATCCGACACCGGCCGTGGAGGAAGACATTAAAGACGCCAGGGAGGAGGACGGTGCAGATGCCAGTGAGGAAGACCCGACATgggctggggaggaagagggTGCAGACTCCGGGGAGGAGGATGGTGTGGATGCCAGCGAGGAAGATGATACAATTACCAATGAAAAGGCAGACAGTATTCTAAATTTTTTGAAGTCAAcacaagaaatgtatttttatgacg GTGTCTCCAGAGATGCAGCTTCAGCCGCCCTTGCAGATGCCGCTGAGGAGCTGCTGGACCGTCTTGCGTCACACAGCATGCCGCCCTCAGACGTGACCATCCTGTACCACATGAAAACGCTGCTGCTTCTGCAAGATACTGAGAGATTGAAGCATGCTCTGGAAATGTTCCCAGAACATTGCACGATGCCTCCTG ACCATGCCAGAGTAATCTCAGCTTTCTTTAGTTACTGGATCACACATATCCTTCCTGAGAAGAGCAGTGACTAA